The genomic segment ATAAGGACAAGCGAGCCGGCGAGAGGCGCCAGGACAACCGCCCTTTCGATCACGTTCTCCAGCTCACGGATATTGCCGGGCCAGTGGTAGGCCATTATGATCTCCATGGCATCGTCTGCTATTCCGTGAACCTGCTTGTTGACTCTGGCACAGGCCTTTTGCGGGAGGTGCCGGGCCAGAAGCGGGACGTCCTCCTTGCGGTCCCTGAGCGGAGGCAAACGGATGGTGATAGTAGTCAGCCTGTAGAAGAGATCCTCACGAAATCTGTTGGCTTCGATGGCCTTTTCCAGGTTCCGGTTAGTAGTGGCGATGAGACGTACATCAACCACCCTCAGAAGCTTGGCCTGGAGGTCCTGCCGCTGGAATAAGGTGAGGTCGGTTCCCACGCCGTGGGAATTGTTCTCGATAGTGCAGTATTTAACCATGGACAGGCATGCCGAAAAGAGCCGTCGTGTACTTCTTTCAAAAAGGCCAACGTCCTGGTCGCGCCCGAAATAGCCAGAATCCGCGATCGTTTGGATTCACCGCCCGGCACCAGCCTCGCCAGGAAATCCCGTGTCAGCCAGTACTGACCACCGGCAAGAAGAGGCGACCGATAGTCAAAGGAACCCTCGGTTTTGAGATCGTGGCCTTTTTTAGTCAACCAGTCCTTCAGTTCCCTGAAGGTAACAACCACGTCGATATCTTCCTGGCAACCCTCTGGGGTCGTACCTCATATTCTCAGGTTCCGACCATTAAAAACTTGGGAGATGAGGTTCGGCTCCAGACAGATCGCCTGGGTTTACTCAGTGTATTGAGTAAAAATACTCAATGCGTTGAGTGTTTCATGCAAATCTGATAATATTCCCCCATGAGCATCTCATATCACAGGCCGATCTATAGTACTCTGATTTCCCGTTTGAGAGAACAGCGCCGGTTTATTCAGGTCCTGGCGGGGCCCAGACAGACGGGGAAAACCACCCTTGCCCGGCAGTTGATGGAAGGCATCCAGGTGAATGTCTTCTACGATACCGCTGACGAGCCGGCGCTCAAGGACAGGGCGTGGCTGGTCCAGGCATGGGAAACCGGAAGGCAGCTCACTGAGAGGGATCCGGCAAAGCACCCCGATTCCATTCTCATCCTCGACGAGATTCAGAAAATCCCTAGCTGGTCCGACACAGTCAAACGGCTGTGGGACGAGGACACCGCAAGGGGGCGTCCTCTCAAAGTTATCCTGCTGGGTTCTTCTCCCCTCCTCATAGCCAGTGGACTTACGGAGAGTCTGGCAGGGCGTTTCGAACTCATCCCTATCTCCCACTGGAGCTTTCCAGAGATGCAGGAAGCGTTCGGGTGGGACCTTGATCGCTACATTTTTTTCGGTGGTTACCCGGGTTCGGCTCCTCTCGCGGATGACTACCAGCGCTGGTCCTCATACGTGAGCGACGCACTCATCGAAACAACCATCTCGAGGGACATCCTCCTGATGACGAACGTCCTCAAACCTGTTCTCCTTCGGCGGTTGTTTCAGCTCGGGGTCGACTACTCGGGGCAAGTGCTCTCCTACAACAAGATGCTCGGCCAGCTCCACGACGCCGGTAATACGACCACCCTCGCCCACTATCTCGAACTCCTGGCCGGAGCGGGTCTCCTGGCGGGCCTCAAGAAGTTCGCCGGCAGCGCTGTGCGCCGAAGGGCATCCAGTCCCAAGCTGCTGATCCTGAATACCGCACTCATGTCGGCCATGGGGCCCCATTCCTTTGATGCAGCAGGAATGGATTCCGGCTACTGGGGCAGGCTTGTGGAAACAGCAGTGGGGGCACACCTCGTCAATACTGCCCAAGGGAAAAAGACCGGAGTTTATTATTGGAGAGAAGGAAACCGCGAAGTGGATTTCGTTCTCAGCCTGGGTGGAAAAACGACGGCTATTGAGGTCAAGAGCGGGCAGAATAAACATGGCCTGCCCGGGATGGAGGCCTTTTCCAGAAAATTCGCACCGGACCGTCAGCTCCTGGTTGGGAAAGGGGGAATCCCCCTGGAGGAGTTCCTTAAAAAGCCGGCGGAATACTGGGTCCAGTAAAAGCCGCAAAAAGCTATAGTTGATTACGGCCCCTTCCCATATTTTTGTATATCGTTGAAATATACGTATGTCAGGAGTGAGGGAGAGTAAGAGCAGCTCCTGGTACCAAGTTCCTGTGGGTTCGTCTGTCCCTGAATTATGGTATTTCTTGGCACGTTAGTCTGATATGCTGGAGTTCATGCCGTACGGGACAACCAAAGGGGGCAGCTCATGTTCAGATTGACACTTGTTGCGGTGCTTTTATCGGCATTGTTGGCTGTCGGGTGTGCACCGACTTTCAATCTTGCTTTGGGTGAGATTCCAGCCACCGACCCGGGGGCCGTTATCAAGGGGGGAGTGACTACCCGCCAGGAAGTGCTTGAGCAGTTCGGGACTCCCGATTTAAAGGGAGTGGATAAAAATGGCCTCCCGACCTGGACCTACACGCGCATGTCGCTGGAGGTAAAGAATGCCAGAAATGCCACCATCACGGGGTTTTTCAACCTTGCGATATCCTTCGAGGGAGATCTGGTCAAATCGTACAGCTATGACCGAAAAGCAGAACAGTAACGGTATCAAACATCCCGCAAAGCTCGTGGGTTCGCACTTGCCACCTTCTACTTAAGGCTCCCCCTCACCGGAAGCGCACGATACCCCCGGTTCTGGCTCATCCTGGACGAAAACCGGTAGCCTCTTGAGAAGTTATAGACCCACGCCGAGATCGGGTAGCCCCCGGGGATGATGAGGACCTCTGAGGACCAGACAAACCCGCAACTGAGTTCGATCTGAGGTGAGGACCTGACTTTACGCCCGCAGATGGTTTCATGGGCGTCCATAGACCTGTCAAAAAGGGTCTCCAGCTCTTCTATGGTGGGCATGCGCCAGTCGTCATACTTGCTCAGGATGATATTCTCACAGTAGAGTTTGGCATCATGCCAGTTGATGTGGCCCATGTTGTCCGTCTGGGCCCACATCAGGCCTGATCTTGTGTCGGTCACCGTGCCGTCCCCGTTATCCGTGAACCGTTCATCCGCTCCGGCCGCCACTGCGGAAAGGACCGTCAGGCACAGGAACACCGCCAGGATCGATCTTGTTATGATCCGCCTGTTTGACATGCTCATGGGCAAGCCCCCCCCTTGAGGAATCGACACATCGATACTCCTGTACTTTATTATACAGGAAATTGGGGACTTTTGTAGAAAACAAGGGCATCCTGGTGGAAGGCGCTTCCAGACAGCGGGATGTGACAGGAGATGGGACTCCGTTGAACAGCATTGATAACATCGACGACCGTGAAGAAATCACCGGCGGGAGATCCGGCTTTCTGATGGGGCTTGCCGCCTACCTCATCTGGGGTTCCTTCCCCCTTTATTTCAAGGCATTGGCGCATGTTCCGGCTTCAGAGGTGCTGGCCCACCGGATCATCTGGTCGGCGATTTTTCTTCTTGTGTTCGTTGCATTGACCGGCGCCGGGGCGCAGTTGAAATCCATGCTGCTCGATATGCGGACGCTCGCCACCCTCACCGTCACCACCCTGCTAATCGCCACCAACTGGTTCGTGTTCATCTACGCTGTGGAGGCCGGAAAAGTACTGGAAAGCAGCCTTGGTTACTATATCAATCCGTTAGTCAGTATTTTCCTTGCAGCGGTATTCCTGGGTGAAAAGCTCACCGGCAGACAGAAAGTGAGTATCGTGCTGGCAGCGGCGGGTGTGGCCATCCAGACGGTAATGGTGGGCCGGCTGCCGATCATTTCCATCACCCTGGCCTTTACCTTCGGCACCTACGGGCTGATCAGGAAGGCCGCCAAGGTTCCGGCAGTAACCGGGCTGGCGGTGGAGACAACGCTGCTGTCACCCTTTGCGCTGGCCTATCTTCTCTGGCTGATGTCACAGGGCAAACTGTCTTTCATGGCTGCAGGGACCGGCGCCGGCACTGATATTCTCCTTTTTCTGGCCGGCGCGGTTACAATCACACCTCTTATCCTCTATGGGGCTGCGATCAATCGCCTTCGACTATCCACTATGGGAATCATGCTGTATATCGTTCCAACGAGCCATTTTATGTGGGCCGTTTTCGCCTTCGGTGAACCGTTCACCATGGGCCATCTGGTCAGTTTCTGCTTTATCTGGGTGGGGCTTGTCCTCTACTCTTCAGAGTCCCTGGGGATAATGCGCCGGTCAACCAGGGCGCTGTGACACCGCACTGTGATAACTTAAAGGTCTGGGGTCCAGGATAAGGGCAGGGTATGGATTTAACAGGGATGAAGGGGATGGAGGGGATAGTCCAACGGGGTCATTGCGCCTGTCCGTCGAAGCTTTACGCGAAGGCGGAAGGCGCATCCCCTCACCTAAGCCGTTGAGACATTTCAGTCTGTGATGAAAGCCTGCTTCCATCTCCCCCTGAACTGTCTCAATCAGCTGATTTCAAGGAAGTCCTTCTCCTTTCGGGAGAAGTCAGGTGAGGGGAATATCTTTTGGGAAGCCAGCTCTGCCCTGCCTGTCATGCCATAGCTCTTGACCTCCGACCTGTCATCCGTAGCTTTAGCGGAGGGTGAAGTTTTAACGAAGAAGATTCTGCGATGGGTTGAGTAAGTCATGTAGCTCCGGTAATATCCGCCCATGAGCATCCACTATCGCCGGCCGGCCTGCGATACCCCGGTCTCCCGGTTGAGGGAGCCGCACCTAAGCGCCGGCCCCTGGTTGGGGAGGGACTGAATCCATGGCAAAACCAGCAGAATTTACAGGTAAAGAGGCGCGAAAACTGGAGGAATTCTTCTCCCGCAAGGTCGGCCGCAACGAACCGTGCCCCTGTGGCAGCGGGAAGAAATACAAGAAATGCTGCGGTGGCGTAGGCGAGGGTCCCCATCATCCGGCGCCTAATGGGCCGATTGGCGGCATTTACGAACTCCGCGTTACCCTGAAAAATGTCAGGCCCCCAATCTGGCGGACCTTTACCGTCCCGGATACGATCAAGCTGAGTACACTTCACAATGTCCTGCAGACCGTCATGGGCTGGACCGACTCACACCTCCACCTGTTCCGGTCTGGAAAACGCCGGCTGCTATGTTTTCCTCCCGTACTTCCCTTTAGCGTCGTGAAGGGCTGAGTCCCCACCCGGATCGACGCCCGATTCCCTCCTTCTCATCTCTTTTTCTACCCTCTCGGCGAGGAAAATCTTCATGAGGGACTGGTAGGGCACGTCCATGCGGTTGGCGAGGATCTTTATCTCCTCGAGCATCATCTCCGGCAGACGCAGGGAGATGGTCTTCACCGAGGGCTTCAGCTTGGGGAAGCTGACCTTTCGGCCCTTTCTCCAGTCGATTCGATCGGCGGAATCGGTCACGGCCCAGAAGGACCGCTCCTCTTCCTCGGAACCGAACTTCGGGATACGTTCACTCATGATCGGTAGAAACCTTCCTTTCCTTGCGGCACATGGGGCGGGCTGAAATGATCCGGACCTGATCACCGCGCATGGTAAACACCAGGAAAAGCATCCTTCGGGCGTCTGTTCGGCCGAGGCAGTAGAATCTCTTGCGATAAAATCTGTGTTTTAGAGCTGTAACGCAGAGTTACGCAAAGAAGATCCAAAACCCATAGGGTCCTGGTTTTAAACTTCGTGGTCAGTTGGTTCTTTCCACGATATGGTCCAAGGATAACCAGCCGATTTCAAGGAAATCCCGCTCCGACTATGGAGTGGTTGGGTGATGGAAATTAAACTGAACTGAGAACCAGGGGTGAACAAATATCGTCAAGCAGCCTTGAGCAAGAGTGAAAGCAACCTTAATAATCATCAATGGACACGTTTCCCCTTTCTACCTTTTACTTTTTACATGGGAGGGAACCCCTCCGGTGTATGTGCAGGAAAATTCGCAGATCCGACAGTAGTGGACCTCACGTTTGGCCGATCCATCAGCGTCCCCCGACAATATGACGGCGTTGGAGATGTCGCGGTCGAGCTGGAGCTGGCACTTGTCACGGGTGAAACCGTCAGAATCCAGGGCCCTTTCGGGGCAGACGGTAAGACAGGAATGAACGCAGTCCGAACACGGATTGCAATCGATGGGTGTTGATGGGGTGAGAGGAAAATCCACTAAACGAGCCCGAAATCTGACCCGAGTTCCAAAACTGGGATGGATGAGGAGATTGTTGGCCCCGATTGTTCCAAGGCCGGCCAGGACAGCCGCCCCCTTCAGGAATACACCGCCCTTCTCCACGTAGTAGTGCAGGTCCTGGGAGGAAAGCCCTTCCTCGCCCAGCCACCGTCCGATCCTGTCTGATATCCGCATCAGCCGTCGGTTTCCCTCTGAGTTGCCGTATCTGGCACCGTCTTTACGGACAAAATAATCGAGGGCAGGCTCGTGGAGAGGGTGGCGAAGGGCGAGCACCAGGAGGTAATGATGATCCAGTAAACCTTCAGGGCGGGGTAACTTCCGGTGGCTGGGCCCGTTCAGCAGGTCTGAAGCAAGGCACACACCAGCGTCATCGGCGCCTAATACCTTAGCTTGGTGGATGAGCCGGTCTCTGAGCAAGACGGTATCCCTGTTCACAGGACTACTCCAGCAGTGTCCGCACGTGGGCCGCTTGGTGCGGGCCCACTTCGTAGTCGCGAAAGGCGTAAACCTTGGAGTGGATTCTCTTCATAAGCTGATCCTACTCCTTCCAGATAATCGTGGCTTCCTTACGGGCGGGCATTCGGTGAAATCGGTGTTTGGGATATCCGACCATCATCGCTCCCACAGGCTTGTTGCCTTCAGGAAGGCCGAGGGCAGCGGTAAGGGGGGGCCAGCAATCAGCCGCCCACATGACGAAACCGGCCCAGCACGTTCCCAGCTCGAAGGAGGGTGCCGCCAGATCGAAAAAAGTCAGGGCAATAGCGCTGTCGACGGGCATTATCGGATAGGCCTCCGGTCCGTGGGTTACCACGAGGGCGGGTGCGCCGCGGCAGATAAAATCGATGCCCGCTTCCCAGGCCCTTACCATACCCGCCATCTGGTAGCGCTCTGCCATGGGCTCTTTTTCTCCGACCATGTGACGCATCCAGTCTATGGCCAGATCCACAAGCTTAACGACTTCATCTCTTCCGGAAACTACGAGCCACTGGACCTGCTGGCTATTGCTGCCGGTAGGAGCGTACCTGGCGATGTCTATAACCTTTCGCAGCACTTCCCTGTCAACCGGCTTATCCCTGTAGGCACGGATCGACCGTCTGGACCGGAGCAATTGCTCGACCTGCTCCTGGCTTACCGCCAGATCATTATCAATTGGCGGACACTCCGCGATCGGCATCCTTGCGAGAGAGATAGCCGAGTAGGGACACACCGAGACGCAGTGTCCGCAATTGATGCATCTGACTTCCGCACCGTTTGCAGGGGTGGGAAAAGCTTCTTCGGATCTGATCTCGATGATTCCGGCGGGACATTCCGCCACGCAAAAACCTTCTCTTTGACAGAGCGCTTCATCCACGGTGAACAAGCTCACAGGTAAACCTCCTATCAGCGTCAGGGGGTCGGCAGTTTCTGCCCACCCATATCTGTCCCCAGTAACTTCCTTGAGGGCCATCCGGGCTTAACAGGTCAGGATGGGAAATTGACGTTTATCATCTCGTCGAGCCTGGACAGGAACCGGGAACGGTTTTTTTTGTCCATTGGAGCCGGCCCGCCTGTGAATTCTCCTGTCTGGCGCAGGTAATCCTTTAAGGCCCGCATGGCCAGAGCGTCGCCGATTCCAGCCTCTGTAAACTCTTCTCCCCTGGTGCCGAGGACCCTGGCGCCGGCCTCGATACAGCGTGCCGCCAACGGAATGTCACCGGTGA from the bacterium BMS3Abin14 genome contains:
- the zraR_4 gene encoding transcriptional regulatory protein ZraR; this translates as MVKYCTIENNSHGVGTDLTLFQRQDLQAKLLRVVDVRLIATTNRNLEKAIEANRFREDLFYRLTTITIRLPPLRDRKEDVPLLARHLPQKACARVNKQVHGIADDAMEIIMAYHWPGNIRELENVIERAVVLAPLAGSLVLIEPKHLPGELRARSAYEDSVGLGATPDYRSMRDKSVGSVEKKLLIHYLTVAGGNVTRACTMAGIPRRTFYRMMKRQGITSKNPC
- a CDS encoding EamA-like transporter family protein; translation: MGTFVENKGILVEGASRQRDVTGDGTPLNSIDNIDDREEITGGRSGFLMGLAAYLIWGSFPLYFKALAHVPASEVLAHRIIWSAIFLLVFVALTGAGAQLKSMLLDMRTLATLTVTTLLIATNWFVFIYAVEAGKVLESSLGYYINPLVSIFLAAVFLGEKLTGRQKVSIVLAAAGVAIQTVMVGRLPIISITLAFTFGTYGLIRKAAKVPAVTGLAVETTLLSPFALAYLLWLMSQGKLSFMAAGTGAGTDILLFLAGAVTITPLILYGAAINRLRLSTMGIMLYIVPTSHFMWAVFAFGEPFTMGHLVSFCFIWVGLVLYSSESLGIMRRSTRAL
- the queG gene encoding epoxyqueuosine reductase; the protein is MNRDTVLLRDRLIHQAKVLGADDAGVCLASDLLNGPSHRKLPRPEGLLDHHYLLVLALRHPLHEPALDYFVRKDGARYGNSEGNRRLMRISDRIGRWLGEEGLSSQDLHYYVEKGGVFLKGAAVLAGLGTIGANNLLIHPSFGTRVRFRARLVDFPLTPSTPIDCNPCSDCVHSCLTVCPERALDSDGFTRDKCQLQLDRDISNAVILSGDADGSAKREVHYCRICEFSCTYTGGVPSHVKSKR
- a CDS encoding malonic semialdehyde reductase, with product MSLFTVDEALCQREGFCVAECPAGIIEIRSEEAFPTPANGAEVRCINCGHCVSVCPYSAISLARMPIAECPPIDNDLAVSQEQVEQLLRSRRSIRAYRDKPVDREVLRKVIDIARYAPTGSNSQQVQWLVVSGRDEVVKLVDLAIDWMRHMVGEKEPMAERYQMAGMVRAWEAGIDFICRGAPALVVTHGPEAYPIMPVDSAIALTFFDLAAPSFELGTCWAGFVMWAADCWPPLTAALGLPEGNKPVGAMMVGYPKHRFHRMPARKEATIIWKE